A window of Mangifera indica cultivar Alphonso chromosome 11, CATAS_Mindica_2.1, whole genome shotgun sequence contains these coding sequences:
- the LOC123229865 gene encoding uncharacterized protein LOC123229865, with the protein MGKKRKSIATSLDEVDQSMYASFCSAANSLSQLYTQAMNHQKHSFQAGERHGLEKLYQWIWRQEEGGSRVTTVDILNYLQNELDYSGKEPSMSPRAQNRHQHSQATPQLMSSGISVSSGPSGQSTGQGTRSEHCDQQSRNSVFSNALSSPIRRSLQHYHIAQGGGFGSMPPAIGSRNNDPNFLQHQNRDSNSSNDSSMDMHAD; encoded by the exons ATGGGCAAGAAGAGAAAATCAATCGCCACAAGCCTCGATGAAGTGGATCAAAGCATGTACGCGTCGTTTTGCAGCGCGGCGAATTCACTCTCGCAGCTTTACACACAAGCCATGAACCACCAGAAACACTCTTTCCAAGCTGGTGAACGCCACGGCCTT GAAAAACTTTATCAGTGGATCTGGAGACAAGAAGAAGGAGGATCAAGAGTGACAACAGTTGATATTCTCAATTACCTTCAG AATGAGCTAGATTACAGTGGAAAGGAGCCATCAATGTCCCCTAGAGCACAAAATCGGCATCAGCATTCCCAAGCCACACCACAGTTAATGAGTTCTGGCATCTCTGTCTCTTCGGGTCCATCTGGCCAAAGCACCGGGCAGGGAACTCGCTCTGAGCACTGTGATCAACAATCCAGAAATTCAGTTTTCTCTAATGCCTTATCTAGCCCCATTCGTCGGAGCCTTCAGCATTATCACATAGCACAAGGAGGAGGCTTTGGCAGTATGCCTCCTGCCATTGGAAGCAGGAACAATGATCCCAACTTTCTTCAGCACCAAAACAGGGATTCAAACAGTTCCAATGATTCTTCGATGGACATGCATGCTGACTAA